In a single window of the Myxococcus fulvus genome:
- a CDS encoding imm11 family protein, with amino-acid sequence MKAGAWFLGDPLDALGQKVEDIWAFTEGRPVQAQGRLKIPVIEPGLRLEFSAAGVGATPIVHVRVATVLAELAPEDVQLIPVEVEGCPDQFLMLVATKLVRCIDETASREVQRYGPDDGRPEKLGQYQSVAGMRIDPAQVGDAKVFRTWGWTIALVVSEDIKNSLERAKIEGATFEEV; translated from the coding sequence GTGAAGGCCGGGGCTTGGTTTCTGGGGGATCCATTGGACGCACTCGGCCAGAAGGTGGAAGACATCTGGGCCTTCACAGAGGGGCGTCCGGTTCAGGCGCAGGGTCGCCTGAAGATTCCCGTCATCGAGCCCGGCCTTCGCTTGGAGTTCAGCGCGGCAGGCGTCGGCGCGACACCCATCGTCCATGTCCGCGTGGCCACGGTCCTCGCGGAGTTGGCCCCGGAGGACGTGCAGCTCATCCCCGTGGAAGTCGAAGGCTGCCCTGACCAGTTCCTCATGCTCGTGGCCACGAAGTTGGTGCGCTGCATCGATGAGACCGCCTCGCGAGAAGTGCAGCGCTACGGGCCAGACGACGGACGGCCAGAGAAGCTCGGCCAATACCAGAGCGTCGCCGGGATGCGGATCGACCCAGCCCAGGTTGGCGACGCCAAGGTGTTTCGCACCTGGGGTTGGACCATCGCCCTCGTCGTCTCGGAGGACATCAAGAACTCCCTGGAGCGTGCGAAGATCGAGGGGGCCACGTTCGAGGAGGTCTGA
- a CDS encoding reverse transcriptase family protein: MSWFDSTLGWFKGLFTPKPVTRDVSRLDGSARDASGRAADVVRETVATSGPLKPGHRREIIRDARLLPKGRRVYTPGRKPLMTRGEARRFFSTTFRTRNRDVRDLLTDEAQLTRYGLPVWRTEEDVAAALELTVGQLRHYATHRIRERVSHYVTFSVPKRSGGTRLLHAPKRKLKALQRRLLTLLVAKLPRSEHAHGFVSGRSIKTGAAPHVGRRVVLKLDVKDFFPSVTVGRVRGLLLALGYGYPVAATLAVLMTEAERQPVEVEGTVFHVPVGPRACVQGAPTSPGLCNAVVMRLDRRLAGLARRYGYTYTRYADDLTFSGDDVGALEKVRALAARYVRDEGFEVNAAKTRVQRRGGRQRVTGVTVNAGLGLSREERRKLRAMIHQEDGGDAKQRARIDGMLAYVKMLNPEHAARLARRRKPRG, from the coding sequence ATGAGCTGGTTCGACTCGACGCTGGGTTGGTTCAAGGGGCTCTTCACCCCCAAGCCGGTGACGCGGGACGTCTCGCGGCTCGACGGCTCCGCGCGTGATGCGAGCGGCCGCGCGGCGGACGTGGTGCGGGAGACGGTGGCCACCTCGGGCCCGCTGAAGCCCGGACACCGGCGCGAAATCATCCGGGATGCGCGGCTCTTGCCCAAGGGCAGGCGCGTCTACACACCGGGCCGCAAGCCCCTGATGACCCGGGGTGAGGCGCGGCGCTTCTTCTCCACGACGTTCCGCACGCGCAACCGTGACGTGCGCGACCTGCTGACGGACGAGGCGCAGCTGACGCGCTACGGGCTGCCGGTGTGGCGGACGGAGGAGGACGTGGCGGCGGCGCTGGAGCTCACCGTGGGTCAGCTCCGGCACTACGCGACGCACCGGATCCGCGAGCGGGTGTCGCACTACGTGACGTTCTCGGTGCCGAAGCGCTCGGGGGGCACGCGGCTGTTGCATGCGCCCAAGCGCAAGCTCAAGGCGCTGCAGCGCCGGCTCCTGACGTTGCTGGTGGCGAAGCTGCCTCGGAGCGAGCACGCGCACGGTTTCGTGTCGGGGCGCTCCATCAAGACGGGCGCGGCGCCGCACGTGGGGCGCCGGGTGGTGTTGAAGCTGGACGTGAAGGACTTCTTCCCGTCGGTCACGGTGGGGCGGGTGCGAGGGCTGCTGCTCGCGTTGGGGTATGGCTATCCGGTGGCGGCGACGCTGGCGGTGTTGATGACGGAGGCGGAGCGTCAGCCGGTGGAGGTGGAGGGGACGGTGTTCCACGTGCCGGTGGGGCCGCGAGCGTGCGTGCAGGGCGCGCCGACGAGCCCCGGGCTGTGCAACGCGGTGGTGATGCGCTTGGACCGGAGGCTCGCGGGGCTGGCGCGGCGGTATGGGTATACGTACACGCGCTACGCGGACGACCTGACGTTCTCCGGGGACGACGTGGGGGCGCTGGAGAAGGTGCGGGCGCTCGCCGCGAGGTACGTGAGGGACGAGGGCTTCGAGGTGAACGCAGCGAAGACGCGGGTGCAGCGCCGGGGTGGGCGGCAGCGCGTCACGGGCGTGACGGTGAACGCGGGGCTCGGGCTGTCGCGCGAGGAGCGGCGCAAGCTGCGGGCGATGATTCACCAGGAGGATGGCGGGGACGCGAAGCAGCGCGCGCGCATCGACGGGATGCTGGCGTACGTGAAGATGTTGAATCCGGAGCACGCGGCTCGTCTCGCGAGGCGACGCAAGCCGCGAGGGTGA
- a CDS encoding YqiA/YcfP family alpha/beta fold hydrolase, with protein sequence MSDHPPAPVPLAPRFMYLHGFASGPDSTKGLALSRHFEPLGLHIERLNLRVPSFEELKLSAITDTVRAALGGEQDRVVLLGSSLGGLTAARVAAEDARVCGLVLMAPAFHIVTQLRKRMGEAFWEHWRTSGWIPTEDFAEKRTSRVHWGFVEDALALDERLGNWPDVRVPTLLIHGRADDTCDIANSRQWAQGRRNVKLVEVDDGHELTASLPFILEQTTAFLRPWGGSA encoded by the coding sequence ATGAGCGACCATCCTCCAGCGCCCGTGCCCCTGGCTCCTCGCTTCATGTATCTGCATGGCTTCGCCTCGGGGCCGGACTCGACGAAGGGTCTGGCATTGAGCCGCCACTTCGAGCCGTTGGGCCTCCACATCGAGCGGTTGAACCTGAGGGTGCCTTCTTTCGAGGAGCTGAAGCTGAGCGCCATCACGGACACGGTGCGAGCGGCGCTGGGTGGGGAGCAGGACCGGGTGGTGTTGTTGGGTTCGAGCCTGGGAGGGCTGACGGCGGCGAGAGTCGCGGCGGAGGACGCGCGAGTGTGTGGCCTGGTGTTGATGGCGCCGGCGTTCCACATCGTGACGCAGCTGCGAAAGCGGATGGGCGAGGCGTTCTGGGAGCACTGGCGGACGTCGGGTTGGATTCCGACGGAGGACTTCGCGGAGAAGCGCACGTCGCGAGTCCACTGGGGTTTCGTCGAGGACGCGCTGGCGTTGGACGAGCGCCTGGGGAACTGGCCCGACGTGAGGGTGCCCACGCTGCTCATCCACGGGCGAGCGGACGACACGTGTGACATCGCCAACTCGCGTCAGTGGGCCCAGGGCCGTCGCAACGTGAAGCTGGTGGAGGTGGACGACGGGCACGAGCTGACGGCGTCCCTGCCCTTCATCCTGGAGCAGACAACGGCGTTCCTGCGGCCCTGGGGCGGTTCAGCGTGA
- a CDS encoding double-CXXCG motif protein yields the protein MGRFFCIGEDTEAAAGYGGSFNAEHRWFLPGVKDCPGCRASWSDLGCSYPSVDLSSLAEHRSFEENRSEPFKEFVRLRDLVRPLLPPDSPLPPGTQLGPLTGKALGKFPSFSWFIASLVVNHGDLESLQEHGLTGLVGHPTALTARQKPVTDLVELEVLSRGSLHPACFPRNIPAPCSTCGRLALRRPDKPILDAASLPTDLDLFRLTNFSALLIVTERFKDAVEALGLDGLTFLDVASR from the coding sequence ATGGGGCGGTTCTTCTGCATCGGTGAAGACACGGAGGCCGCGGCCGGGTACGGCGGGAGCTTCAATGCCGAGCATCGGTGGTTCCTGCCCGGAGTGAAGGACTGTCCCGGCTGTCGTGCGAGCTGGAGTGACCTCGGTTGCTCCTATCCCAGCGTCGACCTGTCCTCCCTCGCGGAGCACCGCTCGTTCGAGGAGAACAGGTCCGAACCCTTCAAGGAGTTCGTGCGACTGCGGGACCTCGTTCGCCCGCTGCTCCCTCCCGATTCCCCACTGCCTCCTGGGACTCAGCTCGGTCCCCTCACCGGCAAGGCGCTCGGGAAGTTCCCCTCGTTCTCCTGGTTCATCGCTTCGCTCGTCGTGAACCACGGGGACCTGGAATCACTCCAGGAACATGGGCTCACAGGACTCGTCGGTCACCCCACTGCGCTGACAGCTCGGCAGAAACCCGTGACGGACCTGGTGGAACTCGAGGTCCTCTCTCGTGGTTCCCTGCATCCCGCTTGCTTCCCTCGCAACATTCCCGCGCCTTGCTCGACCTGCGGTCGGCTCGCGCTCCGTCGCCCCGACAAGCCCATCCTCGACGCGGCCTCACTGCCCACGGACCTGGACCTGTTCCGCCTGACGAACTTCTCCGCGCTGCTCATCGTCACCGAGCGCTTCAAGGACGCCGTCGAAGCGCTGGGACTCGATGGGCTCACCTTCCTCGACGTGGCCTCACGCTGA
- a CDS encoding SWIM zinc finger family protein, with protein MTTFGLLYATPSVFESTRERSLLGLSVDQHRPVRFHAKVAKDVLPLRLALQALGQLIWHSDEWTSTWWGVLDPIITVHPDRVFFEAFSQDQSAYGMVIVDRECFEPEGEVACGTTNVDFTAWLWSALGELRTSRDTHLRVGAEGFEVRTEGAGGRFEQKVEVPDDWVRGFLQLQGGMAMPGTKLTVRPVDLLAAVRFLTFTKARVSPRALRYEFTPDQDARLVLEPWEQGVPLRGAVHGHTEPRTVRTWGRRRLRLLEPLLPYADSVDVYLKGRALPHFYSVHLGPRVRFVLGLSGWTANRWTGTAGMDLLLEPERDEALATRVLGLLRERFHASTEEVVQALGADKARVAAALAAQCATGRVMFDVEARRWRHRELFATPVDLGRMYPPDPRREEAERLTAAGQVVVTSEDVRETRKVRKLPTPEGPVLREVVHRDWVVHGSVGPQTAVELVLNDEDRLLFGKCGCEFFRENLMNHGPCAHLLALLRLAKTRRQERASSAAPSEAALDARRMEKAAKREDEDGGEALDGEDGDDDNR; from the coding sequence GTGACGACCTTCGGCCTGTTGTACGCGACGCCCTCCGTCTTCGAGTCCACGCGCGAGCGTTCGCTGTTGGGCCTGTCGGTGGACCAGCACCGGCCAGTGCGCTTCCACGCGAAGGTGGCGAAGGACGTGCTGCCCTTGCGACTGGCGCTGCAGGCGCTGGGGCAGCTCATCTGGCACTCGGACGAGTGGACCTCGACGTGGTGGGGAGTGCTGGACCCCATCATCACCGTGCACCCGGACCGGGTCTTCTTCGAGGCGTTCAGCCAGGACCAGAGCGCGTACGGGATGGTCATCGTGGACCGCGAGTGCTTCGAGCCCGAGGGCGAGGTGGCCTGCGGCACGACGAACGTGGACTTCACAGCGTGGCTGTGGTCCGCGCTGGGGGAGCTGCGCACCAGCCGGGACACGCACCTGCGCGTGGGCGCCGAGGGCTTCGAGGTGCGCACGGAGGGCGCGGGCGGACGCTTCGAGCAGAAGGTGGAGGTGCCGGACGACTGGGTGCGAGGCTTCCTCCAGCTCCAGGGCGGCATGGCGATGCCGGGCACGAAGCTGACGGTGCGTCCGGTGGACCTGCTCGCGGCGGTGCGCTTCCTCACCTTCACCAAGGCGCGGGTGTCACCGCGGGCGCTGCGGTACGAGTTCACGCCGGACCAGGACGCGAGGCTCGTACTGGAGCCCTGGGAGCAGGGGGTGCCGCTGCGAGGCGCGGTGCATGGCCACACGGAGCCGCGCACGGTGCGCACGTGGGGACGGCGTCGGCTGCGCCTGCTGGAGCCGCTGCTGCCGTACGCCGACTCGGTGGACGTGTATCTGAAGGGCCGCGCGCTGCCGCACTTCTACAGCGTGCACCTGGGGCCGCGCGTGCGCTTCGTGCTGGGGCTGTCCGGGTGGACGGCGAACCGGTGGACGGGCACCGCGGGGATGGACCTGCTCTTGGAGCCCGAGCGGGACGAGGCGCTGGCGACACGCGTGCTCGGGCTCTTGCGCGAGCGCTTCCACGCCTCCACGGAGGAGGTCGTGCAGGCCCTGGGCGCGGACAAGGCGCGAGTGGCGGCAGCGCTGGCGGCGCAGTGCGCGACGGGACGGGTGATGTTCGACGTCGAGGCGCGGCGCTGGCGTCACCGCGAGTTGTTCGCGACGCCGGTGGACCTGGGACGGATGTATCCGCCGGACCCGAGGCGCGAGGAGGCGGAGCGGCTGACGGCGGCGGGCCAGGTGGTCGTGACGAGCGAGGACGTGCGCGAGACGCGCAAGGTGCGCAAGCTGCCGACGCCCGAGGGCCCGGTGCTGCGCGAGGTGGTGCATCGCGACTGGGTGGTGCACGGGAGCGTGGGGCCGCAGACCGCCGTGGAGCTGGTGCTGAACGACGAGGACCGGCTGCTGTTCGGCAAGTGTGGGTGCGAGTTCTTCCGCGAGAACCTGATGAACCACGGGCCGTGCGCGCACCTGCTCGCGCTGCTGCGGCTGGCGAAGACGCGACGCCAGGAGCGGGCGAGCTCGGCGGCGCCCTCGGAGGCCGCGCTCGACGCCCGGCGGATGGAGAAGGCGGCGAAGCGCGAGGACGAGGACGGGGGCGAGGCGCTTGACGGCGAGGACGGTGATGACGATAACCGGTGA
- a CDS encoding calmodulin codes for MATATRFAFTQPSSPGTEFIIELTDDNTIAHARKILSGEEKNEVHVHGRIVKRTQPYNPKFSFHLDPSTIRFFSMAIEVCDANMVYVEDHLDEAGGAFLPGGHWCPWDSRLSREVK; via the coding sequence ATGGCCACCGCCACCCGCTTCGCCTTCACACAGCCGAGCTCCCCTGGTACCGAGTTCATCATCGAGCTGACGGACGACAACACGATTGCCCATGCCCGGAAGATTCTCTCCGGCGAGGAGAAGAACGAGGTGCACGTGCATGGCCGCATCGTCAAGCGGACCCAGCCGTACAACCCGAAGTTCTCGTTCCACCTGGACCCATCGACCATCCGATTCTTCTCGATGGCCATCGAGGTCTGCGACGCGAACATGGTGTACGTGGAGGACCACCTGGACGAGGCGGGGGGAGCGTTCCTTCCGGGTGGCCACTGGTGCCCGTGGGACTCGAGGCTCTCGCGCGAGGTGAAGTGA